The Bradysia coprophila strain Holo2 chromosome IV, BU_Bcop_v1, whole genome shotgun sequence genome includes a region encoding these proteins:
- the LOC119066779 gene encoding trypsin-1 has product MKISHFYYSLISILLCCIFDSVAYYNKSSGLNRNGKFLFDALFGLESAIEEAAADEETSSSNVVKACNCECGTANQEIRIVGGRPTGINQYPWVARLVYDGQFHCGASLLTPDYVLTAAHCVRRLRRSKIRVILGDHDQFITSETQAIMRAVSAIIRHRNFDSNTYNHDIALLKLRKPVTFTKTIKPVCLPVDNDDPAGKSGIAVGWGRTSEGGSLPGIVQHVTVPILTLQQCRNMKYRASRITANMICAGKGKTDSCQGDSGGPLLVSNKEKFEIVGIVSWGVGCGRAGYPGVYTRVAKYMPWLRANLDGCLCK; this is encoded by the exons atgaaaatttcacatttttattattcactcatttcaatattattgTGCTGCATATTTGATTCGGTAGCATACTATAACAAATCGAGCGGATTGAATCGAAATggaaagtttttatttgatgCATTATTCGGCTTAGAATCTGCCATTGAGGAAGCAGCAGCTGACGAGGAAACGTCGAGCTCAAATGTCGTTAAGGCTTGTAATTGTG AATGTGGAACTGCCAACCAAGAGATTAGAATAGTAGGTGGCCGTCCAACTGGCATCAATCAATATCCATGGGTAGCCCGACTTGTATACGATGGGCAATTTCACTGTGGCGCATCGCTACTGACACCCGATTACGTTCTAACGGCCGCACATTGTGTTCGAAG gttACGAAGATCTAAGATACGTGTTATTTTAGGTGACCACGATCAATTTATCACAAGCGAAACGCAAGCGATTATGCGAGCGGTTAGCGCCATAATTCGGCACAGAAATTTCGATTCGAATACGTACAATCATGACATTGCTTTATTGAAACTGAGAAAGCCGGTTACGTTTACGAAGACAATCAAACCGGTCTGTTTGCCAGTCGACAATGATGATCCGGCAG GTAAATCTGGAATAGCAGTGGGCTGGGGACGAACGTCTGAGGGTGGATCATTACCAGGAATTGTACAACATGTTACCGTTCCCATTCTTACATTACAACAATGCAGGAATATGAAATATCGAGCGTCTAGAATCACAGCGAACATG ATTTGTGCTGGTAAAGGAAAAACGGACTCTTGCCAAGGCGATAGCGGTGGGCCACTGCTGGTCAGCAATAAagagaaatttgaaattgttg GAATTGTATCTTGGGGTGTTGGATGCGGACGAGCTGGATATCCAGGTGTATATACGCGGGTGGCAAAATATATGCCATGGCTACGAGCTAATTTAGACGGTTGcttatgtaaataa